The genomic stretch AGGTCAGGCGGTGTGGGTCGCGGAACCCGTTCCAGTCGTCGACGCGGAACGTCGACCCCTCGCGGTTCTTCAGGTACCACTGGTTGAGCGGCGCCGCGGGCGACAGCTCGAACGGCGCCGGGGTCTTGCCGTGGTGGTAGATGAGGTTGTGGGAGACCACCTCGTACTCGGAGGGCTTGCGCCGCGCCCCCGTCGAGAGCTGGCTCCACGTCTTCGGCGCCTTGCGCGCCGGGCGCGACGTCTCCGCGCTGCTCATTTCGTCTCCTCCAGGTACCAGATGATCTCGTCGTCGCTGACCTTGATGCGGCCCGCGAACGACGGCATGACGCTCTCGAACGCCGAGATCCGCAGCTCGCCGCCGAGCTCCTCGTCCAGCGACGCCTGCGTCAGCCGGCAGGACGTCGGCAGGCCGATGCGAACGTAGGCGCCCCGATCCTCGAACTTCGGCGCCTGACCGTTGTCGGTCGCGATCGCGCGCGCGACGGCCTCGGCCACGCGCTGGTCGCTGATGATCGGCCCGACGTATCTCGTCTTCTGCTCAGCAGGCATCAGCCATTGCTCCTCGTCGATGAATGTCCGACGGCCTCGCCGGCGGACCGGCCGATCCACACCACGTCGTCCTCGATGCGCACCTGCCTCTGCGCAAGGCACGTGTTGTCCGGATTGACGCCGGCGCCGGACCGGGCGTCGAACTCCCACAGGTGCGCCGGACACACGAGCTTGTCCTCCTCGAGGTAGCCCTCGGCCAGGGACGTCCCCTGGTGCGGACACGAGGACAGGAACGCACTGATGTGACCGCCCTCGAGGTGCACGACGATGAGCTCCTCGCCGTCGACGGTCACCGGCATCAGCTCGCCTTCCCACAGGTCTTCGAGGTCGACCGCCTTGACCCAGCGATCCTCGTCCACTGACACCGCCGGCTCCTACCTTGAGACCTTGATCTCGACGTAGTCGAGCCACCCGATGCCGACGTCCCGCGCCAGGGCGTCGAGCGGCTGCTCCTCGCCCTTGAAGATGAGCCGGAGGTCCCGGCCCTCGTCGGGGACGCGGATGCCGGAGACGTAGTCGGCCGCGGTGGTGCAGATGTCACGCACCGTCGCTTCCGGGTCGACGTTGACGTGGTGGACCAGGAAGTCGTCGCCGAAGATGAAGCCGATCGGCAGGATCCCGGGGTTGCCTTCGGGGGGCGCGCCGGCGACGCGCGCCTCCCCGAGCCCCGTCGGGGCGTCTGACATTGGTGCTGTTCCTTCCTGCTTGCTGGAGTCGGGGGCGGCTAGGCGGCGATCGCGCCGGTGGGCAGGGCGGGCTCGCGATCCGTGGCCCAGCGGTACCGCGCGGCGTCGTCACCCGCGATGTCAGGCGTGATCCCCATGTACTCGAGGATGCCCTCGATCGTCGGCGGCTGGATGTCGCCCATGATCAGCCGGTCGATGAGGGTCTTCGTGCCGGCGTAGCGCTCCAGGTTCTGGTCGAAGATCCACTGGCACGGCTCCGAGCAGAAGGAGTACCTGCGGTCGCCGTGCACCGACTGGCGCGGATCGCAGTGCGACGTCGTCCCCGGGATCTTGAAGACCGGGAGGTGGCACGTGTTGCAGAGGATGGGCAGCGTCTTGCCGAAGCTCGCGTCGACCTTGTCGGCGCGCACGTTCTCGCCGATGGTGTCCCAGAGCTTGCCGAACTTCTTCTCCCAGCCCGGGTACTTGCCCTCGAGCCACTCGCGCTCCGCGTCGGAGACTCCTGCGTCCGGGTGCCACCACACGGTGTTGCGGAAGTACCAGATCCCCGCGTGCTCGGAGTGGTGGTACCAGTCGAGCTCGTCGAGGAACTGCTCCCAGTACCACGGCTTCTCCAGGCCGATGTCCTCGAGCTGATCCATGAACTGCCGGATGATCCACTCCTCCATGAACTCCTTGAAGGACATCGTCCGGTGCTCGAGCGGCGTCCAGTAGTCCATCGAGGGCCCGGTGAGCGTGGCGAACAGGTGCCACGCTCGCCAGAACGACACGTCGATCAGGTTCTGCGCGAGCTCCTTCTGCCCCGTCTCGAGGAGCAGCTTGAGCGTGGGCTCGCCCTGCTGGGCGTGGCGCGCCTCATCGGTCTGGATGCTCGAGATCAGCGCGCCGAACTCGACGTCGCCCATCTCCATCGCGTCCGCCGCCATGCCGATGAACTGCAGGTTCGTGAAGCCGGTCTCGAAGGTGAACGTGAGCTGGATCGCGGTCGAGATGACGTCCCTCGCCATGAACAGCTCGTCGTTGTGGCTCTGCGCGGCGATGATCGCCCAGTTGCCCGTGTGGTAGGCCTTGTGGGCCCAGTCGAACTGCTGGTCCTTGTCGAGCAGCGAGTGGGCGACGCGCAGCTGGATCTGGACATGGCGCATCTCGTCGAGCGCGCCGAACAGCGCCATGTTGCGCCATGCGGCCGCGAGGCCGAAGCGGCCCATGCGAGACTCCGCGAGCGTCGACTGCCCCTCGGAGACCGTGACGGCGCCGAAGTGCGCCTTGATCGCGCCCTTCCAGCCCTCGTCGAGCTGATCGAACAGGTGCGAGCGGGCGATGGCGGCGCCGACGGCGGCCACGCCGGCGTCCTTGTCGACCTGGTTGTACACGTACTCGCGGTAGGACAGCTTGTACGGCTCGTCCCACGACCACCACGTGGTGGGCGACGTGTCACCCATGGGACCCACGAGCGCCGGCGGGAACGCCTCGTCGTGCGTGACGTACTTCAGCGTCCAGTTCATGTCGCGTGCGATGTCGTACCAGTCAGATCGCCGCAAACGGGGCATCTGTGACCTCCCTCTCGATCCATGCTGGAGCTTCAATGACCTCCCGCTGCGTTCGCCCGCGGGAACCGGCCACTAGCTAATCGCGGCCCCCGGGCCGGCGCCATTGTCCGAAAGGACCATCCTCCGGCCGGAGCGGCGGATCAGGGCTCGGCAGTTGGCCCGAAGGTCAGTTGACGCCCCTCGGCCGCTGCCATACGGTCGTTGTGGTCCAACCAATTCACCCATCTGCCCCTAATGGTCCAGCCAATACTGCCTCCCGCCCGAACACCGCTGCACGCCGATCACATCGCCCTCCGTGCCCGGATGGCTCCCTTCACCGGCTGGTCCCTGCCGATCGAGTACGCCGGCATCCGCCATGAGCACCTCGCCGTCCGCCGGAGCGCCGGCGCGTTCGACGTCTCCCACATGGGACAGATCGAGACCCGCGGGCCCGGCGCCACCGCCCTGCTGCAGCGCCTGTTGTCCAACGACGTCGACACGGTCGCCGTCGGCGGCGCGCAGTACGCGCTGCTCTGCCGCCCCGATGGCGGGATCATCGACGACCTGGTCTCGTACCGCCTCGAGCCCGACCGCTGGCTGACCGTCACGAACGCGTCGAACCACCGGGTGGACCTCGCGTGGTTCCGCGACCATGCCGGCGGATTCGACGCCGACGTGGTCGACCGCGCCGGCGACTTCGCGATGATCGCCGTCCAGGGTCCCAGCGCACGGACGATCGTCGCGTCGATCGCCGGCGGGGCGCTCCCGGAGCGCTTCCGCGCCGGCTCGTTGCCCGTCGCCGGCGCGGACGCGCTCGTCTGCGGCACCGGCTACACCGGGGAGGACGGCGTCGAGATCCTGTGCGCTCCGGCCGAGGTGGGGGCTGTCTGGCGCGCCGTACTCGCGCAGGGAGCTGTCCCGTGCGGGCTCGGCGCGCGCGACACGCTGCGCATCGAGGCCTGCTTCCCGCTCTACGGCAACGACCTGTCGACGGATCGCGACCCGATCGCGGCCGGCCTCGGCTGGTGCTGCGCCGAGGCGACCGGCTTCATCGGCTCCGACGCGGTCGGCCTCGCCCGGGTCCGGGGCCCGTCCGAGCGGCTCGTGCCGTTCGTCGTCGACGGCCCCGGCATCCCCCGGGCGGGCAACGAGGTCGTCGACGGCGGCGTCGTCACCAGCGGCACGCTCTCCCCGTGCCTCGGGCGCGGCGCGGGCCTGGCCTACGTTCCGACGGACGCGGCCTCACCCGGCTCCGAGCTCGTCATCGACGTCCGCGGCCGGCTGCGGCGCGCCACGGTCGTCACGAAGCCCATCCACCTCCGGAGGAAGCCCGCCGATGGCTGACGCGCACCACCCCGCCGACCTGCTCTACCACCCCGAGCACGACTGGGTCCGCCTGGACGGCGACCTGGCCACCTTCGGCGTGACGTGGTTCGCTCAGGACTCCCTGGGCGAGATCGTCTACTGGGAGCCTCCCGCGGTCGGCGCGACGGTGACCAAGGATGAGCCATACGCCGAGGTCGAGTCGGTGAAGGCGGTCTCAGACGTCATCGCGCCGCTGTCGGGGACGATCCTCGAGGTCAACGAGGCGCTGGCCGACGACCCGTCGCTCGTCAACGCGGCGCCGTACACGGACGGCTGGCTCGTGCGCGTGCAGCTCTCGGATCCCGCCGAGCGCCGGCACCTGCTCGACGTCGCAGGATACGAGGCTCTGCTGGACGGGTGAGCCGCCGCTCACGCCTCCGCGGCCGCCGGCCGGCGCTCACTGCGCGCCTGTCGCTCATGGAAGATCGCGCCAAGGAAGTCCACGACGAGGCGTGTGGCCAGCAGCGCGGTCGTTCCCGTGGGGTCATACAGCGGGTTGACCTCTACCAGGTCGAAGCCGACGATCGGCCCCTTCTTCGCGACACCCCGCAGCAGGTCCCGCGCCTGGTGATAGAGCAGGCCGCCCGGCTCGGGCGTTCCGGCGCCCGGCGCGATCGACGGGTCCATCGAATCGATGTCGAACGTCAGGTAATAGGGCATCTCGGGGATCTGGTCGAGGACCCAGTCGACCCCGATGGAGCGCACCTCGTCGGAGGTGATGATCACGTTTCCGCGGGCGATCGAGTCGGAGTAGTCCTTCTCGCCCAGCATGAGGCCGCGCATGCCGATCTGCACGAACTTCGTGACGTTCGGGCAGTTGCGCGCGACGTTGATCATCGGGCTCCCGTGCGTCAGATCGCTCTCATAGAACGTGAAGACGTCGGCGTGCGTGTCGATCTGGATGATCCCGATCTCGCCGATGTCGGAGAAGGCCTGGACCACTGGGTACGTGATCGAGTGATCGCCGCCGACCGAGATCGGTAGCGCACCGCGCGAGAGCATCGTCTTGATGCTCTGCGTCATGCGGTTGTGGTTGGCCTCCAGCGCGAGCGGCTGGATCGGCACGTCGCCGCAGTCGACGATGTTCACGCCGCGCAGGATCGTCTGGCGGAGCTCGATGTCGTAGTAGCCCTCGCCGGGCAGGTACTGCTCGTACAGGGACGACTGCTCACGCAGTGCCCGTGGACCGAAGCGCGTGCCGGGACGGTTCATGGTCCCCTCGTCGAACGGGATGCCGATGACGCCGACATCGGCGTCGAGGTAGTCGAGGTCGGCGCAAACGGGAGCTTTCAGGAAGCTGGCGATGCCGACGTACGGCATGTGGCTCGCGCTCTTGGCGGCGGTCATGGCCTTTGGTCCTTTCCGGGTGGGTCGTGGTGCGAGTCGTCACGACGCTCTGTGCGACAGGCGGGAGGCTTGCGCCGCGACCCGGCCCGGGACTCGGGTGCGCGCGGGGACTGCAGGCGCGAGTGGCAGGGCCGGGCAAGCGACGCTAGATGAGTCGTTCCACGGCCGACCCGCGGAACGACTCATCTAGAGCGAGGGGATCTCGATCTCGCCGGCCCCCTCGAGGAAGCCGACGAAGGTGATGGGTCCGGCCGGCGGCCTTCGCCGCGAGATCGGTGGACATGTAGTTGAGGAGCATCGGCACCTTGCCACCGATGCCCGCCCACTTGCCCGTTTCCGACGTGAACTCGTTCTCCATCTCGTCGACGCCGACGATGCGCATCTTCAGGTAGTGGGACGTGCCGTCCACGGCGAGACGCACGCTGAACAGCCCCTCGTACGCCGCCTGCAGCTGTGCGTCGTCGACTCGCACCGGGGTGCTCCAGTCCGCGCTGCCGCCGGCGGCGATCTCGACACGTCTTGCCATACGACTCTTCTGAGTGAACAGGGTGGTGCCCGGCGATTTCTCGCACACGCCCCCCGTGCCCGGCAATTGGCCGATCGGCCGACCCACGCCCGCTCACGAGAAGATCGACGGACACTCACCCGCCGAGCGCCTGCAGGATTCGGCTGGGCTGCCCGCCGTGTTCGCGGCGGCCCGCCGCTTGCGCGATGTTCCCTTCGCCTGAGCGGTGCTGCGGTACATCGCGTACGGCAGCTGCACCTACCCGAGCCCGTTCTGGGAAGGCCCCAACCCCCAGCCCGGGCGCTTCGACCGAGCCGGCGAACCCCCACCACGTACCTCGGACTCCACCCCCTCACGCCCTGGGCCGAGCTGCTGCGCGTCACCGACCGCCGCATCCCGGCAGACGTCCGCGGCCTACGCCTCGTCTCCTGGGCCGCGCGCATCCTCGCCAAGCCCCGCGACATCATCGAACCACCTTCGAAACCGCCAGCGACCACGGCCTCGATCCGGCGGACCTCGTCTCGGACCAGCCCGGCGCATGCCAGGCCTTCGCCACCGCCCTGCGCAGCGACCCGGATGCTCCGAAGGTCATCATCGCGCCCACCGCTGCGCTGCCGGGCACCCAGACCATCACTCACCTGGGCCGCCGGCTCAGCGCCCCCTACGACCTCGAGCCCGACCACGGCCCGGACATCGACACCTCCGTCTCCCCCACCGCCACGCTCGACTCGAGCCTGCTCTCGCTCGTCGAACTCGTCCACTATCGAGACGCCGCCGAGCCCCATCCCGCCCTCGCCGCCTGGCACACCGGCAGCGCCTACGTCTTCGACGAGCCCGCGGTCACCGACATCGAGTACTTGATCACCTGAACAACCGACGCGCGCGGCTGTCGAGCACTGCGGCCACGACGCTCGGCGACAACCCCCGCGGCCTCTGATCCGCCAGACCGGGTGATCTCCCCGCCCGCAAGCCGGGATCGCGGCGGAGTTGAAGCTGTCCGGAAGCCCCCACGACTCTTCCCTTTCGCGCGAACGGCGCCGGGTCGGTTTCCGACCGCGGCGCGTCGGCAGCCGTCGATCTACGTGACCGGCGGCAGGAGCGTCGATCGGGGCCGGACAGCCATCGCACGCCGCTCGGCCAGCCGGTCGAGCATCAACGCCGTGTCAACGATGGCCACGCCGGTGAGGTGCTCGTCACGGGCTTCGAAGTCCTCGACGATCGCTCGGACCGCAGCCGCGTAGGCCGGCGCGTCGTGGGCAGCGAGGCCGGCGATGGCGTCGGCGGCGCGGACGAACGCCGGCGAGCCCGCTCGCATACCTTCGGCGGCGCGGGCCGCGAGAGCATCGTCGCCGTCGACCAGCGCAGCGATCGCGAGCACGTACCAAGAAGACGGCGAGTCGCCCTCCGAGCCGACCTGCGCGCGGGCATAGGCAGCCTCATCGGGACCGTCACCGGCGATGACGGCCGCCTTCAGCGCACCGATGAGCCGGCCATAGCTGCGCGGCGGAGCCAACTCCCACGAGTCCCGGTAGTGCGCTGCCGCCGCGCGCAAGTGAGTCGCGGCGGCCGGCGCGTCGCCCGCAAGCAGCAGTCGATAGCCCTCGCGCTCGGCCGCGATCGCCTCGTCGAGCTCGTCCAGGTGCGGGCCGGGCTCCATGGCCATTTCGCCACCGTACTGCACGACAACCCCGCCGATCGTCGCTGATGGCCGAGCTTCTCTTCCTGGTCCTCCGAGTAGATCAGCATGGCTTCAGACCGTCGGGCCAGGAGCGACGGACGATGATCGGTGAAGAGGTCCACCTTCAGGCCGCCCGACATCCGGCTCTCCTTCCGTGTGCTTCGCCGTTCTTGTCCGCTCGCGAGACGAGACCTCATCGTCGTGGGCGCTCCGGGCGATCGCCGCGGCAGATTGTGCGCGGACGACGGGCGTTGTCCGCCGCTCAGCCGGCGCACGCCGCGCTGCGCCGTCGTTTCCGGGCTCAGGTCGAACGGCACGGTTCGCGCAGATCGAGTGGCACAGGGGCGCCGCCGCCGAGAGACGTGCCGACGTCCAGACTGAATGGACATATCGTTGAGAGTTCAGCTCCCATCGGCGTGCCGTCGCTTCTCATGGGGCAGAGGGCATGACCGAGACTGATCGTACGGAGGACCTCATGGTCAGCAGTTCGACTCAGCACAGTGGCTCCATCGGGAACGTGTCGCAGAGCGGCATCCCCGGCGAGGTGGACGTGGCGATCGTCGGGTCCGGCGGTGCAGGCCTGATGGCGGCACTCACGGCCGCCAAGGAGGGCGCACGAGTCCTCGTCGTCGAGTCCCGGGAGATCGTCGGGGGCGCCACCGGGATCTCTGCGGGAGCAGCCTGGATCCCCAACCACGGCTTATCGACCAAGGACCTGAACGTGAACGACGACCTGGACAAGGCTCGCCGCTACATCTACGGCCAAGGTCGCGACCAGATCCTCGACCACGACCTGGTGGAGAAGTTCCTGGAAACCGGGCCCCACGTCGCCCGGTTCATCGAAGAGCACACCTCTTTCGGGTGGATCCCGACGATCTGGCCGGACTACCGCTCCGACATCGACGGCGCGTCCGTCGGTCGGGCACTCTTTCCCGGCCCGTACTCCCCCGAGGGACTGGGCGAGGCCGCGAAGTTCGTGCGACCGGCCCTGACGACGGGCATGGCCAAGAACCCGCTCCCGTTCTGGTTGCTGGGTGGGATCGGCATCGATGACGTCTGGCTCGCCGGACCGGCATTGGTCGGAGCCCTGCTCGAGGCCGGCCTGCGCAATGGCGTCGACGTACGCGTCGAGACGCCGGCGACCCGGCTCGTCACGGACGAGTCGGGCGTGCGGGGGATCGTCGTACGGGCTGATGGCGTCGAGCACACGGTGCGCGCCACCAGGGGGGTCCTCCTGGCCAGCGGCGGCTTCGAGAGCTCGACCGAGCTCACCACGACCTACCTCGGGGCGCCCTTCGGCGTGCAGGTCTCCCCCAAGGGCCATGACGGCATCGCGGTGCAGTTGGCCCAGGAGCTGGGCGCTGATCTGACCGGTATGGAGGACGCCTGGTGGATGCCCGGGGTGCAGCTGCCCGGTGAGGAGCTGGAGGGCCGCCCGCTGAGTCGAGTGTTCCTGGGCGAGCGAGCGCTGCCGCACAGCATCATGGTGAACAGCCGGGGTGAGCGCTTCGCGAACGAGGCCCTGGCCTACGACCAGTTCGGGCAGATCATGCGCGAGGTCGACCCGGAGACGGGCACCATGCCGAATGCCACGGCGTGGCTGATCTTCGACCAGAACTACTGGACGAAGTTCGGGATCTTCGGCATCACGCCGGGCGGAGAGGTGCCCGACTACCTCCACCGCGCCGACACCCTGTCGGAGCTGGCGGCCAAGATCGGCGTCGACGAGGTGGGGCTGCTCCGCACCGTCGACCGGTTCAACCCCGAGGCCGCACGAGCTCGCGATCCGCAGTTCAACCGCGGTGACACGTTGTTCGACCGCTACTTCGGCGCCTTCTATCCCCGGCTGGGCAAGAACTCGCCCGACGCGCGGTTCCCCGCCGCCACCGTAAAGGCTCGGATGGGCATCGCCGCGGCGATCGGTCCCATCGTGAGCAAGCTCGCGGGACGGGTGGCGAAGAAGAACGACCCCGAACGGGTGCGTTCCATCGTGGTCGGGCCCCTGGCGAAGATCATCCGACCCATGCTGAAGAGCCCGAAGTCGAGCGTGCTCGGGCCCGTCGACACTGCGCCGTACTACGCGCTCAAGGTCGAGGCCAGCGCGCTCGGCACCGTGGGTGGTCCGAGAACTGACGCACTCGGCCGCGCGCTGGACACCGACGGCAAGGTCATTCCGGGACTGTACGCCGCCGGCAACGCAGGTGGCGCGCCCACGAAGGGGTTCTACGGAGGCGCCGGAGGGACGATCTCCCTTGGGCTGGTGTTTGGCTACCTGGCGGGACGGGAAGCGGCCCGGCGGCAGGATGACGCCTGAGCCATCTCGCTCTTGACCTCGGCGCTGGGTGTTGTGCCAGTGCACCCAGCCCAGCGTGGCCAGCTGCCGCTCGCGCGGAGAAGCAGCTCACGTTCTTTCGCCTCACCGCGGCGTTCGACACATTCGCTCGTGATCGTCGGCGGCTGGCCCGTGGGTCAGGTCTGGTCGTCATCGACGGTGTGGTGGACGAGCGCGGCGGCGAGGTAGCGGTAGGTGTATTCCTCGGCGAGCTTGCGGGAGTCGGCGAACACGATCGGGATCGATGGGTAGCGGACCTGGAGGCGGGCGACGAGTTCCAGCAGCCAGCCGGGCTGGGTGTATTGGTCGTTGAGCAAGGCGCCGTAGCGCTGCTCGACGACGACTGCGGCGGCCGGGAGCGCGGCGAGCTCGGCCAGCCGGTAGTTCAGCGAGCCGTCGATGAGTGACTTGTTGAAGTCTTCGGGCGTCTTGCGCTCGACGGCCGCGACGATCCGGTCGTCGTCGCGCACGGCGTAGTCGCCGGCGGGCAGCGCGCTGCGCCGGCGTTCGACAGGTCGGCCGGCGAACTTGTAGGGGTAGCGCTCGCGGGTGTCGACCTCGATCGTGAGCTGGTCCAGCTGGGAGGCGCGACGGGTCGGGACGCGCTGGCCGGGCCGCGCGCGCTTGGCGGTGCGGGCGGTCTGCCAGAAGATCATCGGCCGACCGCCGACGCGACCCGGGTTGGGCCTGGTGAAGACGATCTGCGAGCGGTTGTTGCGACCGCGGTCCAGGACGAGGTCGATCGCGGCGCCGCGGCGCGCGCAGTGACGGACGGCGACCTGCTCGACGATCTCAGCGTCCGCAGGCCACTCGTCGAGCGGGTGGCAGTAGACCCGCGCCGTCGTGGGCCACCTGTCGCGCGCCTTGAGCAGGATCCCGCCGTCGATCGGCAAACGCAGCAGGTAGGGAAGCGTGCTCTCGGGATCGGGGTTGCGCGCGATGACGAAGTCGACCTGCTCGGTCATGACGTGGTGAGGAGGTCTGCGAACTGGCGGGGTGAGGGGACCGGCGGGTCGGGGTCGGTGAGGTCGCGCAGGCCGCCGGAGGCGAGGTAGTCGGCGCCGGTCGCGCGTGGCTGACCGGCGAGGGAGATCGCGGCCGAGACGAGCACGTCCGGGTCACCGACGAGGCGCACGCATCAGCGGTCAGGGCCTGGCGCGGCGCTCGCGGCCGCCGGCGAGCTTGAGGTAGCGCTCGTAGGAGAGGACAACCGCTTCCGGGCGCCGGCGGGCGCCGATCACGACCGGTTCGGCGTCGGCACCGGCCTCACCGGGGCGCTCCAGCAGCGCGGGCAGGTGCGGGCGTCCCTCGCGGGTGGCCAGGACGTCATGTGGTCGGCGAGCCATGTCTCCAAAGGTAAGCACGAACGCGAGCCATGTCTCCAACGGTAAGCACGAACGTGTACGCGTAAGTGAACGCGTTCTGGGGCGGTTCGATGGAAGCCGCGACGTCGTCGGCCCGCGCGTCGGCGCGGCGCAGGGCGTGCGAGAACAACGAGCTTGCGCTCGAGGAGCTGCGGCTGCTCGCCGAGTCGATGATCGAGATCGTGCGCCGCACGAGCCGCAAAATTGGATTGCTCATGGACGCGACGGATCTCTACCACCAGCTCTGCGTCGCGTTGGGCACGCGCAGACGCCGCCACCTGGCGTCGCTTGACCGCGTAGTACGTCGACGGGCGGCAGATCGGCTCGACCGCGAAGCGAACCCCTGTGGTCATCGATGAAGACGGCAGGGTCGCGTCCCCCACGCCCGCCTGAGCGGCCGGGCGGAGCGCCACACTCGCCGGGTCAACCCTCCCACGCGAGACGGGCCGCCCGCCGTGCGAGCATCGGAACGCCGGCTTCGAGCCGGCCGAAGAAGGCATCGTCCGTGCTGCCGGCGAGGAACCTCTGGTAGCTGCTCTCCAGGAAGATCGCGGATTTCCAGAGCGCGAGGGTCTGGTACCAGCGCAGGTTCGACAGGTCGCGTCCCGAGCGCTGCGCATAGCGCTCGGCCAGCGCGAGGCGGCCCGGGAAGCCGGACAGGCGCGTCACGGCCGACAGGTCGAGCATCGGATCGTCGGCATCGCCCGGATCCGCCCACGTGGCCGTCATGTAGCCCACGTCGGCGAGCGGGTCGCCGAGCGTGGCCATCTCCCAGTCGAGCACGGCGACCAGCCGCGTCCCCGGCTCGGCCGCGTACATCATGTTGCCGAGCCGGTAGTCACCGTGAACGATCGAGAGACCGCCGCCGGCCGGCCGCGTGGCGTCGAGCCAGTCGGCGAGCTCATGCAGCTCCGGCAATGGCCGCGCGGCGTTCCCCTCCAACAGTCCGCGGAAGCGGCGGATCTGCCGCTCCAGGTAGCCGTCTCGGCGGCCGAATTCGCCGATCCCCGTGGCGTCGATGTCGACCGCGTGCAGCTCGACCAGCCCGTCGACGAGCTGCCACGCGATCGCCCCGGGATCGGCCGGCCGGCTGAAGTCCGCCGGCAGCTCCGTGGTCAGGACGTGACCATCGATGCGGCGCATGACGTAGAACGGCGCGCCGATGACCGCGTCGTCGTCACACGTCGCGACGATCTCGGGAACCCGGACGCCGGCTCGCTCGAGCGCTGTCAGCAGCCGCGCCTCGCGGAGCACGTCGTGCGTGGATGGGGCCAGCGGACCGCGCGGCGGGCGCCGCAGCACGAAGCGGTCGTCGCCGCGGTCGATGGCGTAGGTGACGTTCGAGTG from Capillimicrobium parvum encodes the following:
- a CDS encoding phosphotransferase family protein — its product is MTDAPPRTDDVVATHEQAAWSPREPLIVLEPLEAFLDAAGVGAGAPTAEPLGDGHSNVTYAIDRGDDRFVLRRPPRGPLAPSTHDVLREARLLTALERAGVRVPEIVATCDDDAVIGAPFYVMRRIDGHVLTTELPADFSRPADPGAIAWQLVDGLVELHAVDIDATGIGEFGRRDGYLERQIRRFRGLLEGNAARPLPELHELADWLDATRPAGGGLSIVHGDYRLGNMMYAAEPGTRLVAVLDWEMATLGDPLADVGYMTATWADPGDADDPMLDLSAVTRLSGFPGRLALAERYAQRSGRDLSNLRWYQTLALWKSAIFLESSYQRFLAGSTDDAFFGRLEAGVPMLARRAARLAWEG